A genomic stretch from bacterium includes:
- the fabF gene encoding beta-ketoacyl-ACP synthase II: MGNRVALTGLGVVTPVGVGKTAFWSGLIEGRSGVRRISSFDARPYDTQIAGEVLDFDPGDFMGKKEIRRSDRFAQFALAAARLALEDAGFAITLHNAERVGVIIGSGIGGAQTWEEQHRLMLERGPGRVSPFFVPSLMINGAAGMVSIDTGARGPNASAVSACATGGHAVGDALRAIQHGEADAMVCGGTEAAITPLSLAGLCAMRAMSTRNDAPEKAMRPFDAHRDGFVLGEGAGIVLLEEWQHAERRGARIYAEVAGYGRSADAHHITQPDPEGDGAARAMRLALRDASLDPAQVGYINAHGTSTILNDRLETVAIKRVFGDHAAQLAVSSTKSMTAHLFGAAGAVEVAVCALAIERAVLPPTINYETPDPECDLDCIPNTARPARVDVAMTNAFGFGGHNAVLVLRRPS; the protein is encoded by the coding sequence ATGGGCAACCGTGTCGCGCTTACGGGCTTGGGCGTTGTTACTCCGGTCGGGGTCGGCAAGACGGCCTTTTGGAGTGGCCTCATCGAAGGCCGGTCGGGGGTTCGCCGGATCTCATCGTTTGATGCTCGCCCGTACGACACACAGATCGCCGGGGAGGTCTTGGATTTCGACCCGGGTGACTTCATGGGCAAGAAGGAGATCCGTCGCAGTGACCGGTTCGCGCAGTTTGCGCTCGCCGCCGCACGGCTCGCGTTAGAGGACGCCGGGTTCGCCATCACGCTCCACAACGCGGAACGCGTCGGGGTGATCATTGGGTCTGGGATCGGCGGAGCGCAGACCTGGGAGGAACAGCACCGGCTCATGTTGGAACGCGGCCCTGGTCGTGTGAGCCCGTTTTTCGTCCCCAGTCTCATGATCAACGGGGCGGCCGGCATGGTGAGCATCGACACGGGCGCGCGCGGACCGAATGCGTCGGCTGTGTCGGCCTGCGCGACTGGTGGACACGCCGTGGGTGACGCGCTGCGGGCGATCCAGCACGGCGAGGCCGATGCGATGGTCTGCGGTGGCACAGAAGCCGCCATCACCCCCCTCAGTCTCGCAGGGCTGTGCGCCATGAGGGCGATGAGCACGAGAAACGACGCTCCCGAGAAGGCGATGAGGCCCTTTGACGCCCACCGGGATGGGTTCGTGTTGGGCGAAGGCGCCGGGATTGTATTGCTCGAGGAATGGCAACACGCCGAGCGGCGCGGCGCGCGCATCTACGCCGAGGTTGCGGGGTACGGGAGGAGCGCGGATGCGCACCATATCACCCAGCCGGATCCGGAGGGGGACGGAGCCGCGCGAGCGATGCGGCTAGCGCTTCGCGACGCGTCGCTGGACCCGGCGCAGGTCGGTTACATCAACGCTCACGGGACGAGCACGATCCTGAACGATCGCCTAGAGACGGTGGCGATCAAGCGCGTGTTTGGTGACCACGCCGCTCAGCTTGCGGTGAGTTCGACGAAATCCATGACCGCGCATCTCTTTGGCGCCGCCGGGGCTGTCGAGGTCGCGGTGTGTGCGTTGGCTATCGAACGCGCGGTGCTGCCGCCGACGATCAACTATGAGACCCCGGACCCAGAGTGTGACCTCGATTGCATCCCCAACACGGCACGGCCGGCTCGGGTTGACGTGGCGATGACCAACGCGTTCGGATTCGGGGGACACAACGCCGTCCTCGTCCTCCGACGACCGTC